From one Ignisphaera cupida genomic stretch:
- a CDS encoding AAA family ATPase gives MVFKVVLDKLVFSGLLIEKEFEVRMVLACMLSKGHVLLEGVPGVAKTSMAKAIAKLLGLKFRRVQMTPDLLPMDILGTYIYDQKTGDFIFREGPIFTNILLVDEINRASPRTQSALLEAMQERQVTIEGVTRKLEEPFIVIATQNPIEMEGVFPLPEAQIDRFLAKIETGYPSSKGFKELLKRIDEIEQGIESLQPVLSRDDVLNAMEQAKRVLVDDSIYDYIVSIVEETRRHPAVKLGGSPRAGIAILRLAKAWALIDGRSYVIPDDVKAVAAPALSHRIIVKPEYEVEGVTGTKIVEEILKKVAVPKP, from the coding sequence ATGGTTTTTAAAGTGGTTTTAGATAAGCTTGTTTTTTCTGGTTTGCTTATTGAGAAAGAGTTTGAGGTTAGAATGGTTCTTGCTTGTATGCTTTCAAAGGGTCATGTTCTTCTCGAAGGTGTTCCAGGTGTTGCAAAAACATCTATGGCTAAAGCAATTGCTAAGCTTCTTGGACTTAAGTTTAGAAGGGTTCAGATGACTCCTGATCTTCTTCCAATGGATATTCTAGGTACGTATATATATGATCAGAAAACTGGTGATTTTATCTTTAGAGAGGGGCCAATATTTACAAATATTCTTCTTGTTGATGAGATTAACAGAGCTTCTCCAAGAACTCAATCAGCTTTGCTTGAGGCTATGCAGGAAAGGCAGGTAACCATTGAGGGAGTTACCAGAAAGCTTGAAGAGCCATTCATTGTTATTGCTACTCAAAACCCTATTGAGATGGAGGGTGTTTTCCCACTTCCAGAAGCGCAAATAGATAGGTTTTTAGCCAAGATAGAAACTGGCTACCCATCGTCAAAAGGTTTTAAGGAGTTGCTTAAAAGAATTGATGAAATTGAGCAAGGCATTGAATCTCTGCAGCCAGTTCTATCAAGAGATGATGTTTTAAATGCTATGGAGCAAGCTAAGAGGGTTTTAGTTGATGACTCCATATACGACTATATAGTTTCCATTGTTGAGGAGACTAGGAGACACCCAGCAGTAAAGCTTGGTGGATCTCCAAGAGCAGGTATAGCAATTCTTAGACTGGCAAAGGCATGGGCATTAATAGATGGTAGAAGCTATGTGATTCCAGATGATGTTAAAGCTGTTGCAGCTCCAGCTTTATCCCATAGAATAATTGTGAAGCCTGAGTACGAGGTTGAGGGTGTTACAGGGACGAAAATTGTTGAAGAGATTCTGAAGAAGGTTGCGGTGCCAAAGCCTTGA
- a CDS encoding DUF3096 domain-containing protein, whose product MAEETVEKMLKKYLGISAPRIVIGILMVIFGILIIVMPYLVALLIGLYLLISGILTIYDEVSKGKKVSKS is encoded by the coding sequence ATGGCTGAGGAAACTGTTGAGAAAATGTTGAAGAAGTATCTTGGAATTAGTGCACCAAGAATTGTTATAGGAATATTGATGGTCATATTTGGCATATTAATTATTGTAATGCCTTATCTCGTTGCATTGTTAATAGGTTTATACCTACTTATCTCAGGTATTCTAACAATATATGATGAGGTTTCAAAAGGAAAGAAGGTTAGTAAGTCATAG
- a CDS encoding flavin reductase family protein, translating to MKSIDVFEALDLVPHPLVIVTAGDPEKPGRRGGMTAAWVSRVSWDPPLIAVAMSPKRYTYSLIKEFKAFAVNLVSKELENAAMNIFGNLSGREVDKFEKAGIKPLKAEKVVAPLIPSAPLILECKLVAEYPAGDHIIVVGEVVKAYKASNSPPMLWHESQAKQLK from the coding sequence ATGAAGTCTATAGATGTTTTTGAAGCTCTTGACCTGGTTCCACACCCACTTGTTATTGTTACTGCGGGTGATCCTGAAAAGCCTGGTAGAAGAGGTGGTATGACAGCTGCTTGGGTGTCTAGAGTCTCGTGGGATCCTCCACTAATAGCTGTTGCAATGTCTCCGAAGAGATACACCTATTCGCTTATTAAAGAGTTCAAGGCTTTTGCAGTAAACCTAGTTTCTAAAGAGCTTGAGAATGCTGCCATGAATATTTTTGGTAATTTAAGTGGGCGAGAAGTTGACAAGTTTGAGAAAGCTGGTATAAAGCCTTTGAAAGCAGAAAAAGTTGTTGCACCACTAATACCCAGTGCACCACTGATACTTGAATGTAAACTTGTTGCAGAATACCCAGCAGGGGACCACATCATAGTTGTTGGAGAGGTTGTGAAGGCGTATAAAGCTTCGAACTCCCCACCTATGCTGTGGCATGAGTCTCAAGCGAAACAACTTAAATAG